The nucleotide window CTGTCTTTGCAAtaatttccttttctcttttccagtCACCTGTGAAGAATGGCAATCcttcattgtcatcatcatcatcatcctcttcttcctcttctgggACCTCTTCTTCCTCACTGGTCACCTTGGCCCCAGTTACAGGGGGCAGTGGGGCTGTCTCAGGGAGCAGTGGCCATATGGGTGGTATTGGCGGGCTCTTGCACAGCCCTGGCAGCTTCAGTGCAGCGATTCAGCAGCAGCCATCACAACAGCAAAACCAACAGCAGCAGTCATCTCAAGCCAAACACTCCTCTGTCTCTGGAGCACCTTCTGGCAGCAATCCGAGCCCATCAAATCACTTTCATCTTCCTGCATCAACTGCCTCATCTCCTCCAAATTCCAATACCCCAGGCACTGCTAGCCAAAACTCCCAACCTCAGGCTCCATCTGGGCCCACTGCTTCCTCCAGTCTAGGCGCTGGTCTGAGCAAGAGTGGTATGACAGGGGCAAATGGTACAAACCAAGTAGGCCTCCCTGTGATGCCGCCATCAGTGAACACCATGGCTACACCGTATGCTcaggcagctgctgctggaggggTGGGGAGTGGGCTTGGAGGGTCAGTTGGAGGAAATACTGGTAGTGCTGGCTCCAGTGTAGGGGGCACTGCAGGCAATAATAATGGAAGTGGGTCTTCCTCGAGTTTGCTGGGTTCTGCTTCTGGACTTGGTTGTGCCAGCAGTGGGATTGTAGGACATGGCTCAGGACAAACGGTCACTCAGGGCTCAGCACAAGTGGCCCTGAGTCCAGCTAGTGTGGCTCCTGGAAGCGCAGTGGGAGCAATTGGCAGCAGTGTGGGGACTGCAGGGACGAGTGGAGGAGGGAGCGGCCTTCCTGTCAGACCACCAAGTGGACAGAAACAGAACGGTAACACAAGTGAGCACTGATCTTCTACAGTTAAATTGTCTCCCTGTTAATCACATTGATCGTCAGTACTTACATCTGCATGGCTTCTGTTAGTTTTCTCAGCTTTACAGTGAgagtgtttttccttttcactgaGTATCAATCGGCTCTGAATTTAGATAATGTGTACAAGGTGGTTTATATTTTGTCACAGTttgctttcatgtttttatcTCTTGTGTATGCCAGGTTACAGTGCTGTTGTAGCTGACAGCATGCCAGACTCCACCCTTAACAGTGCCAGCCAATCACAAAGCAGCCAGCCCTCTGCCTTGGGCTCTGCGGCCAATCCACCGTGAGTGTTTTGTTTAGCGTCTTTCcgttcattttacatttttaatattgtctGTTTTCTACCTGAactcctctccttccctctttTAGTAAAGACAACAGCTCCAGCCTCTTGGATTCTATGACCCTGCCCCCTAGTTCCCCTTCTCCGTCCTACAGTGAAAACAAGCAAGCCAACAGCAGCCTGCAGAATGGCCCTCACTCCTACACCGCAGGTTCAGAGGGCATCAAGGTGAGTGCTGGCGGAGTGCATTGGGCGGACATGTTGTCtgactcacagcacctggagaTGGAGGGGAGGTTGAGGGATTGAGTAAACACTACTAGAACCTCCACGGCAGTCATTTTGACTTTCCAGATTTTATTTCCTCTCTTTGTACGGCACACATCTACCACTCTCCAAAATATGCCCATCAACTCCTTTTCTAGGTATTGCATTTAAAGTTAggaatacatacattttttaaaattaatataggCATACATACATCAAGATTTACCTCCGGGGCAGACATTGCTGCATACTGCAGTGTTAAAATGGTCAATATGAGATATTACTATGTAAAATGTACTTCCATTCTGTTTTCATAATTGCTTTgaactttttcactttttttcctgtattacTACTTAAGTTTCAAACTGtgaagttttgaaaaaatgaatggGCGTGATTACAAGGACAGGTATTCAGTTTACTCTTAAAATGTGTCCTTGCTTCCAGTCGGCTTCATAGGGTGGCTGTAGTGTCTTTGCAATCTGAGAACATCTTGCTAGACCTGATTGAATAGCTGAAAAACATCCCACAATTATTTAATTGCAGTTAAAGATGAGGCGGAAGGTTGTCTtacaaggaaaaattaaaaaaaaaaaaaaaatccatactaTTAGCATTGGCAGTATGTTTGTCCTAAATATACTTATTTTGGAATTAACTTGAAGAAGACATGTTGCTGTTTAAATGAATGGCAGCAGTTGAAGAGATGAGCTGACAACCATTTTCTACAAAATCCTGAAGCTGGCAGGAAGTCGGTGCGTGTTTTGTTAACAGAATGTACAGGAAACGGCATAAAAAGACCATCCACTTTATCCTCCAGCTCGCTACAGATCTCCGTCAGATACTGATGGGTACGAGGGCTGGACCACAGCTAGGAGAGCAACCCGGACCAATTGCAGCATCCACAAACACTCGAAAGAGAAAGCAGTGTCAGGTAGCAGGATATAATAACCGAACTTGGCAAATGTTTTAACAAAATGTGTGTGGTAAAAGGAAAGCAACAGGGTATAGTTACTGCTTCTTGCGTAAGTGAGGctaaaatgtgatgttttgatTGCATGAGCATATATTGCTCAAAATGTATATGCTTCTTTTTAGATGGCCGTAGAAATAAGCTGTAGTTAGTTTTGTGGTATATTTTTTCTCACCCTACATAAACCTAGTAGAtgtgttttcagttcatttagTGTCTTAAGGTCtgattttttcacttttattttttaaacaacgTTGCCCTGCTGCCCCAAGGATAGCGTAGTCATCATGGCTGGCCGTGGGGGTTCTAGGTCTGAGCAAAGTTGAGGTGCTGTGAGCATGCAGGAAGGCTGCTGAGTAGGCAATGGTGAACAAGAGGAGCTTCAGAGAGtagggcaagcagttcagaagggACAGCTGAGCAGGCTTGATGTGCATATTTTGTGCAGTAAGTTCCCCTGTCTTGCTTCACAAGGCTCCGGAGCCCCTAAGCTCTCTGAAGTCCATGGCTGAGCGAGCGGCACTGGGTTCCAGCCTAGAGGGAGACATGCCTGGCCTGCACCTCCCTGACAGAGGTGAGGACAACCAGATGCACGTACAGCACTCCTTTCCACCAAAGGCTTTGCGACTAGATGTGCTTCATTCtgatttaatgaattaatttttcattttgatgatTCTTCTGGAGCTTCCAGTTCTCAGTAGCTTCCATTCTTTGTGTAGACATCTTTTCTGGATCAGGTGCACCTTCTGGACTGCCAGCAGCTCCCCAACCATCTCTTTCTGAGGTCAGCATCCCCCCTTCACTGGGAGTGTGTCCTCTGGGCCCTGTTCCTCTGTCCAAAGACCAGCTGTATCAGCAGGCCATGCAGGAGTCTGCATGGACCCACATGCCCCACCCCTCTGACTCAGAAAGGATAAGGTATGCTTAGTGG belongs to Scleropages formosus chromosome 18, fSclFor1.1, whole genome shotgun sequence and includes:
- the cnot3a gene encoding CCR4-NOT transcription complex subunit 3a isoform X2, encoding MADKRKLQGEIDRCLKKVAEGVEQFEDIWQKLHNAANANQKEKYEADLKKEIKKLQRLRDQIKTWVASNEIKDKRQLVENRKLIETQMERFKIVERETKTKAYSKEGLGLAQKVDPAQKEKEEVGQWLTSTIDTLNMQVDQFESEVESLSVQTRKKKGDKEKQDRIEELKRFIEKHRYHIRMLETILRMLDNDSVQVESIRKIKDDVEYYLDSSQDPDFEENEFLYDDLDLEDISASVVATSPPGHSHMEDEIFLHSSSTPTSTTSSSPIPPSPATCTMDNSEDDKKRGRSTDSEVSQSPVKNGNPSLSSSSSSSSSSSGTSSSSLVTLAPVTGGSGAVSGSSGHMGGIGGLLHSPGSFSAAIQQQPSQQQNQQQQSSQAKHSSVSGAPSGSNPSPSNHFHLPASTASSPPNSNTPGTASQNSQPQAPSGPTASSSLGAGLSKSGMTGANGTNQVGLPVMPPSVNTMATPYAQAAAAGGVGSGLGGSVGGNTGSAGSSVGGTAGNNNGSGSSSSLLGSASGLGCASSGIVGHGSGQTVTQGSAQVALSPASVAPGSAVGAIGSSVGTAGTSGGGSGLPVRPPSGQKQNGNTSYSAVVADSMPDSTLNSASQSQSSQPSALGSAANPPKDNSSSLLDSMTLPPSSPSPSYSENKQANSSLQNGPHSYTAGSEGIKAPEPLSSLKSMAERAALGSSLEGDMPGLHLPDRDIFSGSGAPSGLPAAPQPSLSEVSIPPSLGVCPLGPVPLSKDQLYQQAMQESAWTHMPHPSDSERIRQYLMRNPCPTLPFHHQVPPPHSDSVEFYQRLSTETLFFIFYYLEGTKAQYLAAKALKKQSWRFHTKYMMWFQRHEEPKTITDEFEQGTYIYFDYEKWGQRKKEGFTFEYRYLEDRDLQ
- the cnot3a gene encoding CCR4-NOT transcription complex subunit 3a isoform X1 translates to MADKRKLQGEIDRCLKKVAEGVEQFEDIWQKLHNAANANQKEKYEADLKKEIKKLQRLRDQIKTWVASNEIKDKRQLVENRKLIETQMERFKIVERETKTKAYSKEGLGLAQKVDPAQKEKEEVGQWLTSTIDTLNMQVDQFESEVESLSVQTRKKKGDKEKQDRIEELKRFIEKHRYHIRMLETILRMLDNDSVQVESIRKIKDDVEYYLDSSQDPDFEENEFLYDDLDLEDISASVVATSPPGHSHMEDEIFLHSSSTPTSTTSSSPIPPSPATCTMDNSEDDKKRGRSTDSEVSQSPVKNGNPSLSSSSSSSSSSSGTSSSSLVTLAPVTGGSGAVSGSSGHMGGIGGLLHSPGSFSAAIQQQPSQQQNQQQQSSQAKHSSVSGAPSGSNPSPSNHFHLPASTASSPPNSNTPGTASQNSQPQAPSGPTASSSLGAGLSKSGMTGANGTNQVGLPVMPPSVNTMATPYAQAAAAGGVGSGLGGSVGGNTGSAGSSVGGTAGNNNGSGSSSSLLGSASGLGCASSGIVGHGSGQTVTQGSAQVALSPASVAPGSAVGAIGSSVGTAGTSGGGSGLPVRPPSGQKQNGNTSYSAVVADSMPDSTLNSASQSQSSQPSALGSAANPPKDNSSSLLDSMTLPPSSPSPSYSENKQANSSLQNGPHSYTAGSEGIKLATDLRQILMGTRAGPQLGEQPGPIAASTNTRKRKQCQAPEPLSSLKSMAERAALGSSLEGDMPGLHLPDRDIFSGSGAPSGLPAAPQPSLSEVSIPPSLGVCPLGPVPLSKDQLYQQAMQESAWTHMPHPSDSERIRQYLMRNPCPTLPFHHQVPPPHSDSVEFYQRLSTETLFFIFYYLEGTKAQYLAAKALKKQSWRFHTKYMMWFQRHEEPKTITDEFEQGTYIYFDYEKWGQRKKEGFTFEYRYLEDRDLQ